In Balneolales bacterium ANBcel1, the following proteins share a genomic window:
- a CDS encoding aminotransferase class V-fold PLP-dependent enzyme: MIPDEYSSRLAELLDRLKASFPDGRTPDGFNELPIPDQALDEQLKLLIDRLASHYPFHRPEYAGQMLKPPHPAAWLAYSLAMTINPNNHALDGGPESSEMEKEVITQLKSFAGFPDDAIGHLTSSGTIANLEALWVARELHPHRPVAVSGNAHYTHQRMCRLLNHPVVIIPDDDDGLPDPGLLNETDTLPGTVVVTLGTTGTGRVEPLHRIMEWARRHDARVHVDAAYGGFFHLLRDSGLLNPDPWQALADADSLVIDPHKHGLQPYGCGSVLFRDPAVGRFYKHDSPYTYFSSDDLHLGEISLECSRAGSAAVALWFTLRLLPLIPAAKPDAADRMQPPGTAEESNSEFRTVTSSGPADDRSASPATGQTGPMPEFAHRLSLSLRAAQSLYSRLDSSTVFQPVMRPELDIVVFVPVTEHLHCTGVSSRSVAIFKAGMEADPEHRLYLSTLEMAADEVKRLIPGLVADSEKVTVLRTVLMKPEHFDFIPEMVRRLHRLYEVTSRRES; the protein is encoded by the coding sequence ATGATTCCCGATGAGTATTCTTCCAGACTTGCCGAATTGCTGGATCGGCTGAAAGCATCGTTTCCGGATGGCCGTACCCCCGATGGCTTCAATGAACTGCCGATTCCCGATCAAGCGCTTGATGAGCAACTGAAACTGCTGATAGACCGGCTTGCATCGCACTACCCGTTCCACCGCCCGGAATACGCCGGACAAATGCTGAAGCCGCCGCATCCTGCCGCCTGGCTGGCGTATTCCCTGGCCATGACCATCAACCCGAATAACCATGCGCTGGACGGCGGACCGGAGTCGTCTGAAATGGAAAAGGAGGTCATCACTCAACTGAAATCGTTTGCCGGCTTTCCGGATGATGCGATCGGTCATCTGACCAGCAGCGGTACCATTGCCAACCTGGAAGCGTTGTGGGTGGCCCGGGAGCTGCATCCCCACCGGCCGGTAGCCGTCTCCGGAAACGCGCATTATACCCACCAGCGCATGTGCAGGCTTTTGAATCACCCCGTCGTTATTATCCCGGATGATGATGACGGGCTGCCCGATCCCGGCCTGCTGAATGAAACCGACACACTGCCCGGAACCGTGGTCGTAACCCTTGGAACTACCGGAACCGGAAGGGTGGAGCCGCTCCACCGTATCATGGAGTGGGCTCGACGCCATGACGCGCGCGTTCATGTGGATGCTGCCTATGGCGGTTTTTTTCATCTGCTGAGAGACAGCGGCCTGCTGAACCCCGATCCGTGGCAGGCGCTTGCCGATGCAGACAGTCTGGTTATCGATCCGCATAAACATGGCCTCCAGCCCTATGGCTGCGGATCGGTTCTGTTCCGGGATCCGGCTGTCGGACGCTTTTATAAACACGACTCCCCCTACACCTATTTTTCTTCGGATGACCTGCACCTCGGAGAAATCAGCCTGGAATGCTCCCGGGCCGGATCAGCCGCCGTTGCCCTTTGGTTTACACTTCGGCTTTTGCCCCTGATTCCGGCGGCGAAGCCTGATGCGGCGGATCGGATGCAGCCACCCGGCACAGCAGAAGAGAGCAACTCCGAATTCCGGACCGTAACGTCTTCGGGACCGGCAGATGATAGATCCGCATCGCCTGCCACCGGACAGACCGGACCGATGCCGGAGTTTGCACACCGGTTGTCGCTGAGCCTTCGGGCGGCGCAGTCGCTGTATTCCCGGCTCGACAGCTCCACCGTATTCCAGCCGGTAATGCGGCCCGAGCTGGATATCGTGGTGTTTGTTCCGGTTACAGAGCACTTGCACTGCACCGGGGTAAGCAGCAGGTCGGTTGCGATTTTCAAGGCGGGCATGGAGGCCGACCCCGAACACCGCTTGTACCTGAGTACGCTGGAGATGGCTGCTGACGAGGTGAAACGCCTGATTCCCGGCCTTGTTGCAGACAGTGAAAAGGTAACGGTCCTGCGAACTGTGCTGATGAAACCCGAACATTTTGACTTCATCCCCGAAATGGTGCGTCGCTTGCACAGATTGTACGAAGTAACCAGTCGCCGCGAATCCTGA
- a CDS encoding DUF3078 domain-containing protein: MKFSSFFAIACFFLLGTSPLYAQVEPVPNPDTGNPAKPAAPADTSHWDIALRTSLTGSQATYRNWSQGGTDNLSLLGTVAFSGEYQKNNLLYRLGVNLRYGQTRIGDGDFVKSDDHIRIRNQFRRLFRDERFSFIFNVNFESQFDKGYDNPVPAEGETRTMVSRFMAPAYLTETLGLRYNPDRNLRFEAGLAMKQTFVTDTDLSPRYGLNPGDSFRNEAGFSLLIGYDRRIMESIYYSGYVETFTNINKSLLSSDVLFVNEITGQINRYISANVEFSLAYNDDVTEELQIKQIVSVGISYNFFGD, translated from the coding sequence ATGAAATTTTCTTCATTTTTTGCCATTGCCTGCTTTTTTCTGTTGGGCACGTCACCACTTTACGCCCAGGTGGAGCCGGTGCCAAATCCGGATACAGGAAATCCGGCCAAACCCGCCGCCCCGGCAGATACCAGTCACTGGGATATCGCCCTGAGAACATCGCTGACCGGCTCTCAGGCCACCTACCGAAACTGGAGCCAGGGTGGTACGGATAATCTCTCGTTGCTTGGAACCGTCGCTTTTTCCGGCGAATACCAAAAAAACAACCTGCTGTATCGGCTGGGAGTCAACCTGCGCTATGGGCAGACCAGAATTGGTGACGGCGATTTTGTGAAAAGCGATGACCATATCCGAATCCGAAATCAGTTTCGGAGGCTTTTTCGGGACGAACGGTTCAGCTTCATTTTTAATGTGAATTTTGAGTCGCAATTCGACAAGGGATATGACAATCCGGTACCCGCTGAGGGAGAAACCCGAACTATGGTCTCCCGGTTCATGGCACCTGCCTATCTTACGGAAACTCTTGGTTTAAGGTATAACCCGGACCGTAATCTCCGTTTTGAAGCGGGCCTTGCCATGAAGCAGACGTTTGTCACGGACACGGACCTGTCACCCAGATACGGACTCAACCCCGGCGATTCCTTCAGGAATGAAGCCGGTTTTTCACTGCTGATCGGATATGATCGCCGGATCATGGAAAGCATCTATTATTCCGGATATGTGGAAACATTCACCAATATCAATAAAAGCCTGCTGTCGAGCGATGTGCTGTTTGTGAATGAAATCACCGGCCAGATCAACCGGTATATCAGCGCCAATGTGGAGTTTTCACTTGCCTATAATGACGATGTGACCGAAGAGCTCCAGATTAAACAAATTGTCTCCGTCGGAATCAGTTACAACTTTTTCGGAGATTGA
- the murI gene encoding glutamate racemase: MTLSKNSPVGIFDSGIGGLTVVQSVMNALPGEDIIYFGDTARVPYGIKSTDTIRKYALQITHFLLKRNVKIILVACNSVAAAARNEIKKECGSIPVLDVIEAGTQAAIRQSGENRHIGVIGTLATIGSGAYETALAKLDKDIQVFSRACPLLVPLAEEGWHENHIADDVLREYLSDFKDKNLGAMILGCTHYPLFKNGIQRVLGDQIEIIDSAESIADMTKKHLDSTGMRNPQKEGGSFDCFVSDKPQRFKVLAERFLGQKLNRVEIVNLKN; the protein is encoded by the coding sequence ATGACTCTCTCTAAAAACTCTCCTGTTGGAATATTTGACTCTGGAATTGGCGGACTGACGGTTGTGCAATCGGTGATGAATGCCCTTCCGGGAGAAGACATAATCTATTTCGGAGATACCGCACGCGTTCCGTACGGCATCAAATCCACGGATACCATCCGTAAATATGCACTGCAGATTACCCACTTTCTGCTCAAGAGAAATGTAAAGATTATACTTGTTGCTTGTAATTCCGTAGCGGCAGCGGCAAGAAATGAGATCAAGAAAGAGTGCGGGAGTATTCCCGTTCTGGACGTGATTGAGGCGGGGACACAGGCGGCCATCCGTCAATCGGGTGAGAACCGGCATATCGGAGTAATCGGGACTCTGGCTACCATTGGCTCCGGCGCCTACGAAACGGCGTTGGCCAAACTGGACAAGGACATCCAGGTGTTTTCACGAGCCTGCCCCCTCCTGGTGCCGCTCGCCGAGGAGGGATGGCATGAAAATCACATTGCCGATGACGTTCTGCGCGAATATCTCTCCGATTTCAAAGACAAGAATCTTGGAGCCATGATCCTGGGTTGTACGCACTATCCGCTGTTTAAAAACGGGATTCAGCGGGTACTTGGGGATCAAATTGAGATCATTGACTCGGCGGAATCGATTGCCGACATGACCAAAAAGCATCTCGACAGCACAGGCATGCGAAACCCCCAGAAAGAAGGGGGTTCCTTCGACTGCTTTGTGAGCGACAAGCCGCAACGTTTCAAGGTGCTGGCGGAACGATTTCTCGGTCAAAAGCTCAACCGGGTGGAGATCGTCAACCTGAAAAACTGA
- a CDS encoding phosphoribosyltransferase family protein — MSDSEHKSHLLISPARIDRIITRIAYQIYEHTRGSDQLVVFGIDSRGYKLSKLLAVKLSEIYDTEIIAHPIYVKDHTGKESHNVSNPPVSGKRVVIVDDVMYSGKTMYRALLEITGREHPADITLAALVDRGHRHYPLNIQYVGLYCPTKLQEHVHCSFSESGVPEGVWLETADEQ, encoded by the coding sequence GTGTCCGATTCCGAACACAAAAGCCATTTGCTGATAAGTCCGGCGCGGATTGACCGGATCATCACCCGGATTGCCTATCAGATTTACGAGCACACAAGAGGATCCGATCAGCTCGTGGTGTTCGGGATCGACAGCCGCGGTTACAAACTGTCGAAACTGCTTGCCGTGAAGCTCTCCGAAATTTACGACACGGAAATTATCGCCCATCCCATCTATGTCAAAGATCACACAGGCAAGGAATCCCATAACGTGTCTAATCCGCCGGTAAGCGGAAAACGGGTGGTTATCGTCGATGATGTGATGTATAGCGGCAAGACCATGTACCGCGCACTGCTCGAAATTACCGGCAGGGAGCATCCTGCGGACATCACGCTGGCAGCTCTGGTCGACCGCGGACACCGTCACTACCCCCTCAACATTCAGTACGTCGGATTGTACTGCCCCACCAAGCTTCAGGAGCACGTGCATTGCAGCTTTTCAGAATCCGGTGTCCCCGAAGGGGTTTGGCTGGAAACCGCCGATGAGCAGTGA
- a CDS encoding lamin tail domain-containing protein yields MTGKKTDSVPLLRFFFVKVAFAMFAGQGMAQPDQPVFSPDFSTPLSGSEWSGDLVDFRPDFAETPPLLRLDAPADQQASSIATLEKFEPVYWEWYIRQDFAPSNNNRTHVFLNASHPELDDDADGIALRTGENGTPKHFRLIEFASGAAVGELLSSDVEIESGTGYRIRVIRSPDNELHLYVASERTSTPLLQSATHTLNSPADMRAGHFGILTRFTSTRRDLTRYGDITIHNQLPEPGIRAVTVSDRMSRSPENNHQAATGLSVEMVRDDAIKAEVPRNSHLRANLPAAADELETVIEVVFNVPLSDPVNAADLFRLENGRIPDFVRCDHPQICTLEFRQPLASGTRTLSITSYMTIYNQFSEPEERSFRIADHAFPGDIVINEFMYRPPEGIPPYVELFNHTGKLLNLRNWRLQRRPLSTEPERIITESDLFIEPGEKLVLTSDRQMLESGMQTRNVYEMERFPRLNVASADKLRLFSADDVLIDSLHYHPADWGGFEVALERRAPTIPGWLTVNWKESTHPQGGTPGFPNTAQPPSGPPSLVGVDYSDRDTISIHFDRVMKDPPSPLSIRLFLMSDAHDNAHIAAYKTVGAYQKLHSSSSSEQGTLPKNASKTGELEINALFAAANMIRLIPAQPLQHDTGYLLLIEAAADVFGNELWDVRFPFRYFTVETAVAGDVVINEVLYRAGMTVRFVELLNRSEKVFDVRHWRIGRSTGSPVPLFTEVPVFPVHLQPGELVVISEPDMPPLIAGVLHFSLPNFPPYSRTGDAITIHEPGELLIDSLFYHPSWGGNRDGVSLERINPDGATLDPSNWREHPDGHTAGIGNYHYNPAPDPPEAVYAELTTEGMVKVVFNRFIRNTGLHDVSLNGRNLTPVSSRRMQGEQRLQSSVRTVPYALSNIDSGTGAAAGTEDGSGPLLPAMASEYYFRPDAPVERKYKEVAIPAVMDAAGLVGTPHLIPLAFSPVGGDLVFNEIMFQPISDRYGVMPDQSEYVEFVNRSGLALQLYGIRIHDRTDKHGQVRSITPEGSRNTMLLPESYLVIYPDTSEELSHSRLGRAFSVSEDSESVFLRADRLTLGLPSGGDAVYLGFGDHPPVDSLVYRPHWHNPNLIDTRGISLERILPGGISGDDSNWTSSTHPDGGTPGFRNSVSVLETEPAASGITLSPNPFSPNGDGRDDHLIIHYALDDPDYLLRVRIFDRSGRLVRTLADGSSAGREGQLIWDGRTDDGIMNRVGLYIIHLKAQNRSTGNSLIFREIAVLARPL; encoded by the coding sequence ATGACCGGCAAAAAAACCGATTCGGTGCCATTGCTACGGTTCTTTTTCGTAAAGGTCGCTTTTGCCATGTTTGCGGGCCAGGGAATGGCACAGCCGGATCAACCCGTGTTTTCTCCGGACTTTTCGACTCCCCTGTCCGGTTCGGAATGGTCCGGTGACCTTGTGGACTTCCGGCCGGATTTTGCCGAAACGCCTCCCCTTCTGCGCCTTGACGCCCCAGCGGATCAGCAGGCATCATCCATTGCCACCCTGGAAAAGTTTGAACCGGTCTACTGGGAATGGTATATCCGACAGGATTTTGCCCCCTCCAACAACAACCGGACCCATGTGTTTCTCAACGCGAGCCATCCCGAACTGGACGATGACGCGGACGGAATCGCACTCAGAACAGGCGAAAACGGAACACCAAAACATTTCCGCCTGATTGAATTTGCCTCCGGAGCCGCGGTGGGAGAACTGCTGAGCAGCGATGTGGAGATCGAGTCCGGCACCGGATACCGCATCCGGGTTATTCGCTCGCCCGACAACGAACTGCACCTTTATGTCGCTTCCGAAAGAACGTCGACACCACTTCTGCAATCCGCTACCCACACACTGAATTCGCCTGCTGATATGCGGGCCGGCCATTTTGGAATTCTGACCCGCTTCACCTCCACCCGGCGTGATTTGACGCGCTACGGCGACATCACTATCCATAATCAATTGCCCGAACCAGGCATTCGGGCAGTCACCGTGTCTGATAGAATGAGCCGTTCCCCAGAAAATAACCACCAGGCTGCAACCGGGCTTTCTGTTGAGATGGTTCGCGATGATGCCATAAAAGCGGAAGTGCCACGCAATTCGCACCTGCGGGCGAATCTGCCTGCAGCAGCGGATGAGCTTGAGACGGTGATCGAAGTTGTTTTCAATGTTCCGCTTTCAGACCCGGTGAATGCTGCCGATCTCTTCCGGCTTGAGAACGGGCGAATTCCGGATTTCGTCCGCTGTGACCATCCCCAGATATGCACACTGGAGTTCCGCCAGCCCCTGGCAAGCGGCACCAGAACCCTGAGCATCACGTCCTATATGACGATTTACAACCAATTTTCCGAACCGGAAGAGCGGTCATTTCGGATAGCGGATCACGCCTTTCCGGGGGATATCGTCATCAATGAATTCATGTACCGGCCACCGGAAGGAATCCCCCCTTATGTCGAGCTTTTCAACCATACCGGCAAACTTCTGAACCTGCGGAACTGGCGGCTTCAGCGACGGCCGCTATCAACCGAACCGGAGCGCATCATCACAGAAAGCGATCTGTTCATTGAACCCGGTGAAAAGCTGGTACTCACCTCCGACCGCCAGATGCTGGAGTCAGGCATGCAAACCCGGAATGTGTATGAAATGGAGCGTTTCCCCAGGCTCAACGTTGCTTCGGCGGACAAGCTCCGGCTTTTTTCGGCGGATGACGTACTGATTGACTCACTGCACTACCACCCCGCCGACTGGGGCGGATTCGAGGTGGCTCTGGAAAGAAGGGCTCCGACCATACCGGGATGGCTGACTGTCAACTGGAAAGAGTCAACCCATCCGCAAGGCGGAACTCCCGGATTCCCCAACACCGCGCAGCCTCCGTCCGGCCCTCCATCTCTGGTTGGAGTGGATTATTCCGATCGGGATACGATTTCCATCCACTTTGACCGTGTAATGAAAGACCCTCCATCCCCCCTTTCCATTCGGCTCTTTTTGATGAGTGACGCGCATGATAACGCACATATTGCAGCTTATAAAACGGTTGGAGCATATCAAAAGCTTCATTCTTCGTCTTCTTCCGAACAGGGAACTCTCCCAAAAAATGCTTCCAAAACCGGTGAGCTGGAAATCAATGCTCTTTTCGCCGCCGCCAATATGATTCGGTTGATACCCGCGCAGCCACTGCAGCATGATACCGGGTATTTGTTACTAATCGAAGCTGCAGCGGATGTTTTCGGCAATGAACTGTGGGACGTGAGGTTCCCGTTTCGCTACTTCACCGTCGAGACAGCGGTTGCCGGAGATGTGGTCATTAATGAAGTGCTGTATCGAGCCGGGATGACCGTACGTTTTGTGGAGCTGCTGAACCGAAGTGAAAAGGTATTCGATGTGCGTCATTGGCGCATCGGAAGATCCACAGGAAGCCCGGTACCCCTGTTTACGGAAGTTCCGGTATTTCCCGTACATCTGCAGCCAGGCGAACTGGTCGTCATTTCCGAGCCGGACATGCCCCCTCTCATTGCAGGTGTACTCCATTTTTCCTTGCCGAATTTTCCGCCGTATTCCCGAACCGGAGATGCGATCACCATTCATGAACCCGGGGAGCTGCTAATCGACAGCCTGTTTTACCACCCTTCCTGGGGAGGAAACAGAGACGGGGTATCTCTGGAGCGGATCAACCCCGACGGTGCGACACTGGATCCATCAAACTGGCGGGAACATCCGGATGGCCACACTGCCGGCATCGGTAACTATCATTACAATCCGGCTCCGGATCCCCCGGAGGCCGTCTATGCGGAACTCACCACAGAGGGCATGGTCAAAGTGGTGTTCAATCGATTCATTCGAAACACCGGCCTGCATGATGTATCGCTGAACGGACGAAACCTGACTCCGGTTTCTTCAAGGCGGATGCAAGGAGAACAGCGCCTGCAATCCTCCGTACGGACCGTTCCATATGCCCTGTCAAATATTGATTCCGGAACAGGCGCTGCGGCCGGTACGGAAGATGGCTCCGGACCGCTGCTGCCGGCCATGGCCTCAGAGTATTACTTCAGGCCGGATGCACCGGTTGAACGCAAGTACAAGGAGGTGGCCATTCCGGCTGTTATGGATGCTGCGGGGCTGGTGGGCACTCCTCACCTGATACCGCTCGCTTTCTCACCTGTAGGCGGTGATCTGGTGTTCAATGAAATCATGTTTCAGCCGATCAGTGACCGCTACGGCGTAATGCCCGATCAAAGTGAATACGTGGAATTTGTCAACCGTTCCGGCCTGGCGCTGCAGTTGTACGGAATTCGGATTCATGACCGCACGGACAAACACGGACAGGTTCGATCCATCACACCGGAAGGCTCCCGGAACACCATGCTGCTGCCAGAGTCATACCTGGTGATCTACCCGGATACCAGTGAAGAGCTCAGCCATTCAAGGCTCGGCAGAGCGTTTTCGGTTTCTGAGGACTCCGAAAGCGTCTTCCTTCGCGCCGACCGGCTGACGCTGGGCCTGCCCTCAGGGGGTGATGCGGTGTATCTGGGTTTCGGTGACCATCCGCCGGTCGACTCCCTGGTATACCGGCCCCACTGGCATAATCCCAATCTCATCGACACTCGTGGAATAAGCCTTGAGCGGATACTTCCCGGGGGAATCTCCGGAGACGATAGCAACTGGACCTCCAGCACACACCCGGATGGCGGCACACCGGGGTTCCGGAACTCGGTCAGTGTACTGGAAACGGAACCCGCTGCTTCGGGAATCACCCTGTCACCGAACCCGTTTTCCCCCAATGGCGACGGACGCGATGACCATCTGATTATTCACTATGCACTCGATGATCCGGACTATCTGTTACGGGTCCGCATTTTTGACCGAAGCGGCAGGCTGGTTCGCACCCTGGCCGATGGCAGCAGTGCCGGCCGTGAAGGCCAACTGATCTGGGACGGGCGTACCGATGACGGGATCATGAATCGTGTGGGGCTTTATATCATCCATCTGAAAGCGCAAAACCGGTCGACAGGCAACTCTCTCATTTTCCGGGAGATTGCCGTACTGGCACGGCCTCTTTAA
- a CDS encoding DUF3078 domain-containing protein: MPTDDLLAETEEEGSWDLRFRAGLDGSQAYYRSWAQGGVDRLAVVANTVFAGVYTEGVYQYGFRVNLRYGQTRLNRGDFRKSEDLIRIRNQFQRRFGDDRFSLTANLNFETQFDKGYDSSYENVQSRFMAPGTLTETVGLSFDPDSYFEVTVGISLRQTFMSDTSLSERYGLDKGDWFRNEAGFTLIFQYEREIWENVSYSGHLETFSNLQKSLLNTDFVLTNELVGRINNYLSTNFEFSLQYNDDITKALQIRQILSVGINYRFM, from the coding sequence ATGCCGACCGATGATTTGCTGGCGGAAACCGAAGAAGAGGGGTCCTGGGATCTTCGCTTTCGGGCCGGACTAGACGGTTCTCAAGCCTATTACCGGTCATGGGCCCAGGGCGGGGTCGACCGGCTCGCCGTTGTGGCAAATACTGTTTTTGCCGGAGTCTATACCGAAGGGGTCTACCAGTACGGGTTTCGCGTTAACCTCAGGTACGGTCAAACCCGACTGAACCGGGGTGATTTTCGAAAAAGCGAAGACCTGATTCGCATCAGAAATCAGTTTCAGCGACGCTTTGGGGACGATCGCTTCAGCCTGACCGCCAACCTGAATTTCGAAACACAGTTCGATAAAGGGTACGATAGCAGTTACGAGAATGTGCAGTCCCGCTTTATGGCACCCGGAACGCTTACGGAAACCGTGGGCCTCTCTTTTGACCCCGACAGCTATTTTGAAGTAACCGTCGGTATCTCGCTTCGGCAAACATTCATGAGCGATACCTCGCTCTCTGAACGATACGGCCTCGATAAAGGTGACTGGTTCCGTAATGAAGCCGGCTTCACGCTTATCTTCCAGTATGAACGCGAAATATGGGAAAATGTATCCTACTCCGGACACCTCGAAACATTCAGTAACCTGCAGAAAAGTTTACTGAACACCGATTTTGTGCTTACAAATGAGCTTGTCGGCCGCATAAACAACTACCTGTCCACCAATTTCGAGTTTTCTCTCCAGTACAATGACGACATCACCAAAGCGCTCCAAATCCGACAGATTCTCTCTGTCGGCATCAATTACCGGTTCATGTAG
- a CDS encoding RNA methyltransferase: protein MDRYHRLSKKEINELRQLRKRPERHRRRRFVAEGERTVRQILLNGILSVEQLIVELQLNSEDGEKMAGSARKGHPLADIPEILHKAIPKRSVSAQEMRRLSDTETAQGVMAVCRIPPPKKNSEMLDGEGIVLVADRVQDPGNLGTMIRTAVWFGLKGVVTAPGTVDLFHPKVVRSTAGATGILDWVEADLPPFLLDAAQMGWQVLVLDAGDRSVSYQSVKKGKRQMIVVGNEANGIDEAILRQDFGRIRIDRVPGSMSASEQRVDEPKVSRDPDGDSNQNGDTEGADARRRNEGKPQEMFRNEDGIESLNASVAAAIVMARLAAD, encoded by the coding sequence ATGGACAGATATCACCGGCTTTCCAAAAAGGAGATTAACGAACTGCGGCAGCTGCGCAAGCGCCCGGAACGGCACCGCCGGCGACGGTTTGTCGCCGAAGGGGAGCGGACAGTGCGACAGATACTTCTGAACGGGATTCTTTCGGTCGAGCAGCTGATTGTTGAGCTGCAACTCAATTCGGAAGATGGGGAGAAGATGGCCGGATCCGCCCGAAAGGGCCACCCGCTTGCCGATATTCCTGAAATTTTGCACAAGGCTATACCGAAACGCTCGGTTTCGGCACAGGAAATGCGACGGCTGTCCGATACGGAAACAGCTCAGGGTGTGATGGCGGTCTGCCGGATTCCGCCTCCGAAAAAAAACTCCGAAATGCTTGATGGAGAGGGAATCGTACTGGTAGCTGACCGGGTGCAGGATCCGGGTAACCTTGGAACCATGATTCGAACAGCGGTCTGGTTCGGATTGAAAGGGGTTGTGACGGCACCCGGTACCGTTGACCTGTTTCATCCCAAAGTCGTTCGCAGTACAGCCGGCGCTACCGGTATTCTGGATTGGGTGGAGGCTGACTTGCCCCCGTTTTTGTTGGATGCTGCCCAAATGGGTTGGCAGGTGCTTGTGCTGGACGCCGGTGACCGATCGGTGTCGTATCAGTCGGTAAAAAAAGGGAAGCGGCAAATGATTGTCGTCGGGAATGAGGCAAATGGAATTGATGAAGCTATTCTCCGACAGGATTTCGGGCGAATCCGGATTGACCGGGTTCCGGGAAGTATGTCGGCCTCGGAACAGCGGGTAGATGAGCCGAAGGTCAGCAGGGATCCTGATGGCGACAGTAACCAGAACGGTGATACCGAGGGAGCTGATGCTCGGCGCAGGAACGAAGGAAAGCCGCAAGAGATGTTCCGAAATGAAGACGGGATTGAGAGCCTCAACGCCTCGGTGGCGGCTGCTATCGTTATGGCCCGGTTGGCCGCCGATTAG
- a CDS encoding DUF2851 family protein, producing the protein MDIIRENFFHFLWKNIHFGHTDLKTTMDAGIRIIHPGHQNSGDGPDYRFACIRMGGLRFHGDVELHKKASEWYRHGHHRDERYNRVILHVVIHSDLNGSDVHTAGGAPVPTLELRTSLPPSLSRLWRAFHRPVALPCSGLVQIIPDSRFRKITDGWDRRYFRHRQDRLLDLYPADKPMTRAWTEMLIRAVFQGLGYHKNQDNMLRLADFILEWIPQFHNTADLTAWLCRTPDLALPAKPDHPQSGENNLFAGSGQSKQPPHEQHPGRSDSDRNHAVQTLSRLLLHKAGLAHGDNSQREQSILKRQEWDFSATRPANQPQNRIRQGAELYCRIQTVKMQKWLTESPDALWNELCRLEHAPAIGKNRRDVLLHNVVLPAVHLLSRWLDHPKQVRAVDSLWESQRIPLPSHPRKIFIESGFPPGKHYYKLATLHHFKYTCSQKRCDECEVLKYLAQA; encoded by the coding sequence ATGGACATCATCCGGGAAAACTTTTTCCACTTCTTGTGGAAAAACATTCATTTCGGCCACACCGACCTGAAAACCACGATGGATGCCGGTATCCGGATCATTCATCCAGGCCATCAGAACAGCGGTGACGGCCCTGACTACCGCTTTGCCTGTATCAGAATGGGTGGCCTTCGTTTTCACGGGGATGTGGAGTTGCACAAAAAAGCATCCGAATGGTACCGGCATGGCCACCATCGCGATGAGCGTTACAATCGCGTGATTCTTCATGTCGTGATACACAGCGACCTGAATGGCAGTGATGTGCACACAGCCGGCGGAGCCCCGGTTCCCACTCTGGAATTGCGCACCTCTCTGCCGCCGTCACTGTCCAGGCTGTGGAGAGCATTTCACAGGCCGGTTGCCCTGCCATGCAGCGGCCTGGTTCAGATCATACCCGATTCCAGGTTTCGCAAAATCACCGACGGTTGGGACCGGCGCTATTTCCGGCACCGGCAGGATCGGTTGCTGGATCTCTACCCGGCGGACAAGCCCATGACAAGGGCATGGACGGAGATGCTGATCAGGGCGGTATTCCAGGGCCTGGGTTATCACAAAAACCAGGATAACATGCTCAGACTGGCTGATTTCATCCTTGAGTGGATTCCGCAATTCCACAATACCGCAGATCTGACAGCATGGTTGTGCCGCACACCGGACCTGGCCTTGCCGGCGAAACCGGATCATCCCCAATCGGGTGAAAACAATTTGTTCGCGGGTTCCGGACAGAGCAAACAACCTCCGCACGAACAACATCCCGGAAGGTCCGACAGCGACCGTAATCACGCGGTGCAAACCCTGTCCCGCCTCCTGCTCCACAAGGCCGGGCTTGCCCATGGCGACAACAGCCAACGCGAACAGTCCATTCTAAAACGGCAGGAATGGGACTTCAGTGCAACCCGCCCGGCGAATCAGCCGCAGAATCGCATCCGCCAGGGGGCCGAGTTGTATTGTCGCATCCAAACGGTCAAGATGCAGAAATGGCTGACCGAATCGCCGGATGCGCTTTGGAATGAACTCTGCCGGCTGGAGCATGCCCCGGCTATCGGCAAAAACCGGCGGGACGTACTGCTGCACAATGTGGTACTTCCGGCAGTCCATCTGCTGAGCCGCTGGCTGGATCACCCCAAACAGGTCCGTGCTGTCGACAGCCTCTGGGAAAGCCAGCGCATCCCTCTTCCGTCCCATCCCCGGAAAATCTTCATTGAGAGCGGATTTCCCCCAGGAAAACACTACTACAAACTTGCAACATTGCACCATTTCAAGTATACCTGTTCACAGAAGCGGTGCGACGAATGTGAGGTTCTGAAGTATTTGGCTCAAGCTTGA